The Parafrankia discariae genomic interval GGGTCCGTCGCCTCCATCGGCGATGCCGGCACCCGAGGGCTGGGCAGGACGACGTGCTCATTGGCCCACCAGGAGCTGTACCCCAGCTCCTCGGCCAGCCGGGCCAGGCGGACGGTCGCCTCCGGGCCGGCCGTCGCCTTCGCGTTCAGACCACTGACACCGAGTTCCACGCTCGCGCTCCTTCAGGATCTCTGCTCGGATGGAAAACTTGCTCGGACGTCGCCTCGCCGGCCGTTCCGCCGGCCGGAGGCCCTGGCCAGCCCGTCGAGCCGTCAGCGGCAGTTCGGGTCGCGACGGCCGCTGAAGATCTGGTGCGACAACCGACGAGCGGATGCCCACCGTGGCCGATGGCGTCGCCTCGTCAGGCCGGCACGTCGAGGACGGCCTTGCCCGCGACGCGGCGGGACAGCAGCGCCTCGGCGGCTTCGGGCGCCCGCTCCCAGGGGCCCCGCCAGCCGATCTGCGAGTCCAGCTCGCCCCGGTCGAGCAACCGGACGAGGTAGCCGAGGTCCTCGGCCAGCCCGGAGCCGATGACGAACGGCTCGATCCGCCGGTCGCCGGGCCGATGCCGTTCCGCCTCGAAGTCGATGGTGGTCGCCCGGCCGGACGCCTTACCGATGGACAGCGCGACCCCGCCCGGCTCGAGCAGCGCGAACGCGTCGGCGAGCTGCTGTCCGCCCACGTTGTCGAGAACCCCGTGGACCGATCCGGTCACGTTCCTCGGACCGATGACGATGGCGGTGGCACCCAACCGGTCGAGCCCCTCGCCGCGCGCCGGGCTCCCGACCGATGCGACGACATCGGCGCCAGCGCGGGCAGCCAGCTGTACGGCGAACCGTCCCACCCCACCGGAAGCTCCGGTGATCAGGACGCGGCGGCCGAGGACCGAACCCAGCCGACGGACCGCGCGCAGCGCGGTAACTCCGGCGACGGGCAGCGCCGCCGCCGCGCCTGGATCGAGCGCGACCGGCAGCTCCGCCATGTCCGCCGTGGAGACGGCGCGGCGGCGCGCCCAGGCGCCGTTCCAGCCGAAGGTCACGACTGGCGTGCCGGGCGGCGGGCCGGATCCGTCCTCGGCGGCGGCGGCGACCACCCCGGCGGCGTCCCACCCGTGGACCTCCCCAGGCCGGGCGTGCCCTGTCCGGTAGGCCAGCTCGCCGAAGTTCAACGAGATCGCGCGAACCTCGACCAGCGCCTGGTCGGGCCTGGGAGCCGGTTCGACCACCTCCGCCAGCCGCAGGCCAGCGGGCTGGTCCGGGTCGTAGACGAGTGCCTGCATGGCGGCCTTCCTGGGACTGGGTGCCGGGGCAGTCGGGAGCCCCGCCAGATCACCGTGCCTGGTTCCGCCGTGCTGGTCCAAGACCCGTTGCTATAACCAATGGCTATGGACGTGCATGTGCGGGATCTCCGTTACTTCGTGGCGGTCGCCGAGGAACAGAGCTTCACCCGGGCGGCGACCCAGCGGCTGTTCATCTCGCAGCCGGCGTTGAGCAAGCAGATCCGCCAGCTGGAACAGTCGTTACGGACCGTCCTTTTCTATCGGGAGCGGCGGGCGGTCCGGTTGACGCCGGCCGGAGAGGCCCTGCTGCCGTATGCCCGGCGGCTCACCGAGGACTGGGAAGCGGCGCTGCTCGCGGTGTCGGAGGCGTCGGCCCGGTCCGGGACAACGGTGCGGGTCGGTTTTCAGACGCGGATCGGTCGCGGGCTCATCCCAGCCGTCACCGCGCGGATGCGACAGCGGCTGCCCGGCTGGAAGCTGGTGTTCCGCCAGGTCTCCTGGGCCGATCCCACGGTTGGCCTGGCCCATGGCGAGGTGGACGTGGCGATCGCCTGGCTGCCGGTGCCCGACACCGGCGCGCTTTCCTGGCGGGTCGTGGCACGCGAGGACGTCTGGGTCGCACTTGCGCCACGTCACCGCCTCGCCGGCCTGCTTACGGTGCCCTTCGCCGATCTGGTCGACGAGCCCTTCATCGCGTTGCCGAGGACGGCCGGCGCCCAGCGGGACTTCTGGCTCGGGGCGGCGGCCCGGCAGTCACCGGCCGTCATCGTCGCGGAGGCCGAGACCGCCGAGGAGTCCTTCGAAGCGGTCGCCTCTGGACTGGGGATCACCCTGCTCTCCGCCGGCAACGCCGAGATCTACCACCGCGACGACGTCGTCTGCCGGCCGGTCAGCGGACTGCCGCCCAGCGAACTGGCGGTTGTCTGGCGCACGGTCGACAACCGCCCGTTCGTCGACGTCTTCACCGATACCTGCCGTGCCTGCTCCCGTCCCGCGAGGGTGGCTTGCCACGCGGGCGAGCCGGAACCGTGAGCCGGGTGGAGGGCAGTGCACGGGCACCCACGGGCACGGGACCGGGGCAGCGGGGCAGCAGCGGTGGGCTGGCGCAGGCGGGCCGTGTGGCGCCCGTGCCGACTGGCCCCCGGACATGACGGAACGTGGTGAGATCCGCACGACTGCGACGGGGTGGTCAGGCAGCGCCGGATACCTCACACGCGCGGAACCGGTCGCTGACGGCTTTCTGGACGCGGAAGAGGACGGCGGCGAGCGCGAGCAGGCCGAGGGCGCGCAGGTAGACGGTGCCCTCGCGGTGGACCAGCGGGGAGGCCAGCGTCGCGCAGGACAGCGCGCCGAGTGCCGGGGCCCAGATGGGGGCACGGTAGGCGCCCGGTGGGGCGGGCTCGCGTCGCAGCACCAGCGCGCTGAGGTTGACGACGAAGAAGACCAGCAGCAGGAGCAGGACGGTGGTGTCGGCAAGGCCGGCCAGCTGGCCGGTGCTGGCCAGCGTCACCGCCAGGGCCGTCACGAAGCCGATCGCTATCGGCGGGGTGCGTCGGCCGGGCAGCACCCGCGCGAAGACGCTCGGGATCGTGCCCTGGGCAGCCATGCCGTAGACGAGACGGGAGGCCATCACCATGTTCATCAGGGCGGTGTTGGCGACCGCGACCAGCGCGACCGCGGCGAAGAGCTTCGACGGCACCGGCACGTCGGAGGCCTTCACCACCTCCAGCAGCGGGGCACCGGAGCCGGCGAGGATGTCGGGATCCACCAGCATCGCGCAGGTGAACGCGACGAACAGGTAGACCGTGCCGGCGATGGACATGCCGCCGAACAGCGCCCGGGGCAGGTCCCGGCGCGGCCGGCGGGCCTCCTCGACGAGGTTCACCGAGTTCTCGAAGCCGAGCATCGCGTACAACGCGAGCGTCGTGCCGGCGAGCAGGGCGAGCGGCGCAGGCCCCTCGGTACGCAGCTCGAAGGCCCGTCCCGGTTCGCCCGCTCCGGTAGCCAGCGCGTGCACGCCGATCC includes:
- a CDS encoding APC family permease, yielding MTGRTAPAAQPALARVLSGRMLLFLVLGDVLGSGIYALTGQIAADVGGMIWAPFLIAFALAFLTGTAYAELVGKFPQAAGAALYANEAFRRPFLTFMVGFTVLAAGITSTATAARAIGGKYLAEFVAAPTVLVAVVFILLTAALNARGIAESARVNLVLTVIELAGLLLIVGIGVHALATGAGEPGRAFELRTEGPAPLALLAGTTLALYAMLGFENSVNLVEEARRPRRDLPRALFGGMSIAGTVYLFVAFTCAMLVDPDILAGSGAPLLEVVKASDVPVPSKLFAAVALVAVANTALMNMVMASRLVYGMAAQGTIPSVFARVLPGRRTPPIAIGFVTALAVTLASTGQLAGLADTTVLLLLLVFFVVNLSALVLRREPAPPGAYRAPIWAPALGALSCATLASPLVHREGTVYLRALGLLALAAVLFRVQKAVSDRFRACEVSGAA
- a CDS encoding zinc-binding dehydrogenase — its product is MQALVYDPDQPAGLRLAEVVEPAPRPDQALVEVRAISLNFGELAYRTGHARPGEVHGWDAAGVVAAAAEDGSGPPPGTPVVTFGWNGAWARRRAVSTADMAELPVALDPGAAAALPVAGVTALRAVRRLGSVLGRRVLITGASGGVGRFAVQLAARAGADVVASVGSPARGEGLDRLGATAIVIGPRNVTGSVHGVLDNVGGQQLADAFALLEPGGVALSIGKASGRATTIDFEAERHRPGDRRIEPFVIGSGLAEDLGYLVRLLDRGELDSQIGWRGPWERAPEAAEALLSRRVAGKAVLDVPA
- a CDS encoding LysR family transcriptional regulator, yielding MAMDVHVRDLRYFVAVAEEQSFTRAATQRLFISQPALSKQIRQLEQSLRTVLFYRERRAVRLTPAGEALLPYARRLTEDWEAALLAVSEASARSGTTVRVGFQTRIGRGLIPAVTARMRQRLPGWKLVFRQVSWADPTVGLAHGEVDVAIAWLPVPDTGALSWRVVAREDVWVALAPRHRLAGLLTVPFADLVDEPFIALPRTAGAQRDFWLGAAARQSPAVIVAEAETAEESFEAVASGLGITLLSAGNAEIYHRDDVVCRPVSGLPPSELAVVWRTVDNRPFVDVFTDTCRACSRPARVACHAGEPEP